A genomic segment from Streptomyces sp. NBC_00237 encodes:
- a CDS encoding DUF4235 domain-containing protein, with the protein MGKVFYKPLGMIFGMAGGMLAGLAFRKTWKVVTGEDDAPDGLDRDRRWREILPAVALEGAIFAVVRTSVERGGATAVRKLTGYWPG; encoded by the coding sequence ATGGGCAAGGTGTTCTACAAGCCGCTGGGAATGATCTTCGGTATGGCGGGCGGCATGCTCGCCGGACTCGCCTTCCGCAAGACCTGGAAGGTGGTCACCGGCGAGGACGACGCCCCCGACGGCCTCGACCGGGACCGCCGCTGGCGCGAGATCCTGCCCGCCGTCGCCCTCGAAGGAGCGATCTTCGCCGTCGTACGTACGTCGGTGGAGCGCGGCGGCGCCACGGCCGTGCGCAAGCTCACCGGGTACTGGCCGGGCTGA
- a CDS encoding SRPBCC family protein: MADLKGAADALKPDTEITDRLKQEAQAYMAAQVTRILTGVGRKLGESTVKLNDIAEGNSPGFAKLALDGGRKLAEGKGPMRSAVELGAGHLKDKAKDTFSGLFGGKGKRKKGGGGGKPVIILETIDVGVPVRVAYDQWTRYEDFSTFAKGVKSATTADDTTSDWKLKVFWSNRSWKAHTTQQVPDARISWTSEGAKGTTKGVVTFHPLGDNITRVLLVIEYYPKGLFEKTGNIWRAQGRRARLDLKNYARHISMKGDIDDGWRGSIEDGEVVKTHEDALAEEEEARAEEEGREEGHEEDHEDGHEAAASDSEADSDSDSDGDRPEGEYEEEEAEEGDEERDHEAEYDEADEGDDHDPEAEYDEDGAEEEGEPEAEYEDAEEEDPEAEYEDAELVEDEGDDEDADTRKQREYADSGDRGRR, translated from the coding sequence GTGGCTGACCTGAAGGGCGCGGCCGACGCGCTGAAGCCGGACACCGAGATCACGGACCGCCTCAAGCAGGAGGCGCAGGCATACATGGCCGCCCAGGTCACCCGCATCCTCACCGGAGTGGGCCGCAAGCTGGGCGAGTCCACCGTCAAGCTCAACGACATCGCCGAAGGCAACAGTCCCGGCTTCGCCAAGCTGGCCCTGGACGGCGGCCGGAAGCTCGCCGAGGGCAAGGGCCCGATGCGGTCGGCGGTCGAACTGGGGGCGGGGCACTTGAAGGACAAGGCGAAGGACACGTTCTCCGGCCTGTTCGGCGGCAAGGGCAAGAGGAAGAAGGGCGGTGGCGGCGGCAAGCCCGTCATCATCCTGGAGACGATCGACGTCGGCGTGCCCGTACGGGTCGCGTACGACCAGTGGACCCGCTACGAGGACTTCTCCACCTTCGCCAAGGGCGTCAAGAGCGCGACCACGGCGGACGACACCACTTCCGACTGGAAGCTCAAGGTCTTCTGGTCCAACCGGAGCTGGAAGGCGCACACCACCCAGCAGGTCCCCGACGCGCGGATCTCCTGGACGTCCGAGGGCGCCAAGGGCACCACCAAGGGCGTCGTCACCTTCCACCCGCTGGGCGACAACATCACCCGCGTGCTGCTGGTCATCGAGTACTACCCGAAGGGCCTGTTCGAGAAGACCGGCAACATCTGGCGCGCCCAGGGCCGCCGGGCCAGGCTCGACCTCAAGAACTACGCGCGGCACATCTCGATGAAGGGCGACATCGACGACGGATGGCGCGGCTCCATCGAGGACGGCGAGGTCGTCAAGACCCACGAGGACGCGCTCGCGGAGGAGGAAGAGGCCCGCGCCGAGGAGGAAGGCCGCGAAGAGGGTCACGAAGAGGACCACGAAGACGGCCACGAGGCTGCGGCAAGCGACTCCGAGGCAGATTCCGACTCCGATTCCGACGGCGACCGGCCCGAGGGCGAGTACGAGGAGGAAGAGGCCGAGGAGGGCGACGAGGAACGCGACCACGAGGCCGAGTACGACGAGGCGGACGAGGGCGACGACCACGACCCGGAGGCCGAGTACGACGAGGACGGCGCCGAGGAGGAGGGCGAGCCCGAGGCCGAGTACGAGGACGCGGAGGAAGAGGATCCGGAGGCGGAGTACGAGGACGCCGAACTGGTCGAGGACGAGGGAGACGACGAGGACGCCGACACGCGTAAGCAGCGCGAGTACGCCGACTCCGGGGACAGGGGCCGCCGATGA
- a CDS encoding gas vesicle protein translates to MNTAARLPDPYGSGGGANLADILERVLDKGVVIAGDIKINLLDIELLTIKLRLIVASVDKAKEMGIDWWEDDPSLSSGARRREMTEENERLKRRIADLEAAAPELERAKDGQAEQA, encoded by the coding sequence ATGAACACCGCCGCAAGACTGCCCGACCCGTACGGGTCGGGCGGCGGGGCCAACCTCGCCGACATCCTGGAACGGGTCCTGGACAAGGGCGTCGTCATCGCGGGAGACATCAAGATCAACCTCCTGGACATCGAGCTCCTCACCATCAAGCTCCGCCTGATCGTGGCCTCGGTCGACAAGGCCAAGGAGATGGGCATCGACTGGTGGGAGGACGACCCCTCGCTGTCCTCGGGAGCCAGGCGACGTGAGATGACCGAGGAGAACGAACGCCTCAAGCGCCGCATCGCCGATCTGGAAGCCGCCGCTCCGGAGCTTGAAAGGGCGAAGGACGGGCAAGCAGAACAGGCATGA
- a CDS encoding cation diffusion facilitator family transporter: MTILVALAANLLIAVAKAVGGLIASSPALLSEAAHSVADSINEVFLLAALRRSRRPADRQHPFGYGKERYFWSLLAAVGIFVLGAGFSFFQGVEALIEPSGAEATSGYVAGLVVLGVALAAEGASLVRALWQVRKQPGKGLGKDPALRTVVAEDSTAVVGVLVAMAGMVAHMLTGQIAYEAAASLTIGLLLVYVAHRLGSDARAQLIGEAVDPELRDGIRDLLEEQPEIDRVAALLTMRLGLESTLVAARVDLMPGLDSERVELVSERIKSHIRKTWPEADQVFLDVTEAPTDADADGELVPGEGTGPTEPSGR, translated from the coding sequence ATCACGATCCTGGTGGCCCTCGCCGCCAACCTGCTCATCGCCGTGGCCAAGGCCGTCGGCGGCCTCATCGCCTCCTCGCCCGCCCTGCTGTCCGAGGCGGCGCACTCCGTCGCCGACAGCATCAACGAGGTCTTCCTGCTGGCCGCCCTGCGCCGCAGCCGCCGCCCCGCCGACCGTCAGCACCCCTTCGGCTACGGCAAGGAGCGCTACTTCTGGTCGCTGCTGGCCGCCGTCGGCATCTTCGTCCTCGGTGCGGGCTTCTCCTTCTTCCAGGGCGTCGAAGCCCTGATCGAACCGTCCGGGGCGGAGGCCACCAGCGGATACGTCGCCGGGCTCGTCGTCCTCGGTGTGGCCCTGGCCGCCGAGGGCGCCTCCCTGGTCCGTGCCCTGTGGCAGGTCCGCAAGCAGCCGGGCAAGGGCCTCGGCAAGGACCCGGCGCTGCGCACGGTCGTCGCCGAGGACTCCACCGCCGTCGTCGGCGTCCTCGTCGCGATGGCCGGGATGGTCGCGCACATGCTCACCGGGCAGATCGCGTACGAGGCCGCCGCCTCACTCACCATCGGACTGCTCCTGGTGTACGTGGCTCACCGGCTCGGCTCCGACGCCCGCGCCCAGCTCATCGGCGAGGCCGTCGACCCCGAACTTCGCGACGGCATCCGCGACCTCCTCGAAGAGCAGCCCGAGATCGACCGGGTGGCGGCGCTGCTCACCATGCGGCTCGGCCTGGAGTCGACCCTCGTGGCCGCCCGGGTCGATCTGATGCCCGGCCTCGACAGCGAGCGCGTCGAGCTGGTCTCCGAGCGCATCAAGTCACACATCCGGAAGACCTGGCCGGAGGCCGACCAGGTCTTCCTCGACGTGACGGAGGCCCCCACGGACGCGGACGCCGACGGCGAACTCGTCCCAGGAGAAGGGACCGGGCCCACAGAGCCGTCCGGCCGGTAG
- a CDS encoding gas vesicle protein, which produces MDALAQREIALVDLLDRLLAGGVVLSGDLTLRIADVDLVRIDLNALISSVSANVPSPFEDLN; this is translated from the coding sequence ATCGACGCCCTCGCCCAGCGCGAGATCGCCCTCGTCGACCTGCTCGACCGGCTGCTCGCGGGCGGGGTGGTGCTCTCCGGGGACCTGACCCTGCGGATCGCGGACGTCGACCTCGTACGCATCGACCTCAACGCACTCATCAGCTCGGTCAGCGCGAACGTTCCGTCGCCCTTCGAGGACCTGAACTGA
- a CDS encoding GvpL/GvpF family gas vesicle protein, producing MTDMTDMAGNPSSPGSTDPSGPTGPTDPSGSTGPTGPTDPTGSTDPTGPTGREGPDEVFQDASGPAELRYVYAVTRPFDGALPEEGGRGLDGEPPRLLHHEGLVAVVSPVPAADFDEAPLRAHLEDLDWLAGTARTHQAVVTALTTVVSPLPLRLATVCRDDDGVRRLLESGRDRFVRALDLLDGRVEWGVKVYAETSPKPAPAESAPPLRADSPGAGRSYLQQRLAQRRSRETDSRKADAFCRTVHTELSRSAEHALLHRLQDARLSGRSGQNVLNAAYLVPRGSSEAFVEQVRALTPEEGGGVRVELTGPWAPYSFANIGDEDTARSRDESRGESQDQSRKGEGRP from the coding sequence ATGACAGACATGACAGACATGGCAGGCAACCCGAGCAGCCCCGGCTCGACCGATCCGTCCGGCCCGACCGGCCCGACGGATCCGTCCGGCTCGACCGGTCCCACCGGCCCGACCGATCCCACCGGCTCGACCGATCCCACCGGCCCGACCGGACGCGAAGGCCCCGACGAAGTGTTCCAGGACGCCTCCGGCCCCGCCGAGCTCCGATACGTCTACGCCGTGACCCGCCCCTTCGACGGGGCCCTCCCCGAGGAGGGCGGGCGCGGCCTCGACGGCGAACCGCCCCGGCTGCTGCACCACGAGGGACTGGTCGCCGTGGTCAGCCCGGTGCCCGCTGCGGACTTCGACGAGGCGCCGCTCAGGGCCCACCTCGAAGACCTCGACTGGCTGGCCGGTACCGCCCGCACCCACCAGGCCGTCGTCACCGCGCTGACCACCGTGGTCAGTCCGCTGCCGCTGCGCCTGGCGACGGTGTGCCGCGACGACGACGGGGTGCGGCGGCTCCTGGAGTCCGGCCGCGACCGTTTCGTACGGGCCCTGGACCTCCTCGACGGGCGCGTCGAATGGGGCGTGAAGGTGTACGCGGAAACCTCGCCCAAGCCCGCTCCTGCCGAGTCCGCACCGCCCCTCCGCGCCGACAGTCCGGGTGCCGGGCGCAGCTACCTCCAGCAGCGGCTCGCCCAGCGGCGCTCCCGCGAGACGGACTCCAGGAAGGCCGACGCGTTCTGCCGCACGGTGCACACGGAGCTCTCGCGGAGCGCCGAGCACGCGCTGCTGCACCGCCTCCAGGACGCCCGGCTCTCCGGCCGGAGCGGCCAGAACGTGCTCAACGCGGCCTATCTGGTGCCGCGCGGCAGCAGCGAGGCGTTCGTCGAGCAGGTGCGGGCCCTCACCCCCGAGGAGGGCGGGGGCGTACGGGTGGAACTGACCGGGCCCTGGGCCCCGTACTCCTTCGCGAACATCGGCGACGAGGACACCGCTCGGAGCCGGGACGAGAGCCGGGGCGAGAGCCAGGACCAGAGCCGAAAGGGGGAGGGCCGCCCATGA
- a CDS encoding bifunctional phosphatase PAP2/diacylglycerol kinase family protein, translating into MSDPMANDSLSFRAPGRVADWLTARDHAVFRAVASRHWPGADRVLPRLSRSANHGLLWFGAAAGIAAFGGSTRARRAAVRGVASLALASATVNTVGKRSVRRIRPVLDSVPVIRQLKRQPVTTSFPSGHSASAAAFAAGVALESKGWGAAVAPVAAAVALSRVYTGVHFPSDVLVGAAVGVGAAFAVRGLVPTRDQLPSPGRPHTDAPKLPGGRGLVVVVNKASGSAAAKAALVRDALPEAEVREVDPPELCAELDKAVESGRALGVCGGDGTVNRAAVAAARAGIPLAVFPGGTLNHFAYDLNIETVQDTCRAVEAGDAVKADLGRFTPGPDPDGSPGYFLNTFSLGVYPEMVRIREHWTPRIGGWPAGVLAAYEVLRRERPLQAEVRGKKRGMWMLFAGNGLYQRMGPTPGRRFDLADGLLDVRVVHGGRLPGLRLMLAALSGPLSRSPFHAAGRMRRVRIAGLEPGTPLAFDGEVAEAPSSFVVDKADEALTVYRPLPRVQTAL; encoded by the coding sequence ATGTCCGACCCCATGGCGAACGATTCCCTTTCCTTCCGTGCTCCCGGCCGTGTCGCCGATTGGCTGACCGCCCGGGACCACGCCGTCTTCCGTGCCGTCGCCTCCCGGCACTGGCCCGGTGCCGACCGGGTGCTGCCCCGGCTGAGCCGCAGCGCCAATCACGGGCTGCTGTGGTTCGGCGCGGCCGCCGGTATCGCCGCGTTCGGCGGCAGTACGCGGGCCCGCCGCGCCGCGGTCCGGGGAGTGGCGTCGCTGGCGCTGGCCTCCGCGACCGTCAACACGGTCGGCAAGCGCTCCGTGCGCCGGATCAGGCCGGTGCTCGATTCCGTACCGGTGATACGGCAGTTGAAGCGGCAGCCGGTCACCACCTCCTTCCCGTCCGGGCACTCCGCGTCGGCCGCCGCGTTCGCGGCCGGGGTCGCCCTGGAGTCGAAGGGGTGGGGGGCGGCGGTGGCTCCCGTGGCCGCCGCCGTCGCGCTGTCCCGGGTGTACACCGGGGTGCACTTCCCCAGTGACGTACTGGTCGGCGCGGCGGTGGGGGTAGGTGCCGCCTTCGCCGTCCGGGGCCTCGTGCCGACCCGGGACCAGCTGCCCTCGCCCGGCCGTCCGCACACCGACGCGCCCAAACTGCCCGGGGGCCGGGGCCTGGTGGTCGTGGTCAACAAGGCGTCCGGCAGCGCCGCCGCCAAGGCCGCTCTCGTACGGGACGCGCTGCCCGAGGCGGAGGTCCGCGAGGTCGATCCGCCCGAGCTGTGCGCGGAGCTCGACAAGGCCGTGGAGAGCGGCCGGGCGCTCGGGGTGTGCGGCGGGGACGGCACCGTGAACCGCGCGGCGGTGGCTGCCGCGCGGGCCGGGATCCCGCTCGCGGTGTTCCCCGGCGGCACCCTCAACCACTTCGCGTACGACCTGAACATCGAGACCGTGCAGGACACCTGCCGGGCGGTGGAGGCGGGCGACGCGGTGAAGGCGGACCTGGGGCGCTTCACGCCGGGGCCGGACCCCGACGGCTCCCCCGGGTACTTCCTCAACACCTTCAGCCTCGGCGTCTACCCGGAAATGGTCCGCATCCGCGAGCACTGGACGCCGCGCATCGGCGGCTGGCCCGCCGGAGTGCTCGCCGCGTACGAAGTCCTGCGCAGGGAACGGCCGTTGCAGGCCGAGGTGCGCGGGAAGAAGCGCGGGATGTGGATGCTGTTCGCCGGGAACGGGCTGTACCAGCGGATGGGGCCGACACCGGGCCGCCGCTTCGACCTCGCCGACGGGCTGCTCGACGTGCGGGTGGTGCACGGCGGGAGGCTACCGGGGCTACGGCTGATGCTGGCCGCGCTGTCCGGACCGCTGAGCCGCTCGCCCTTCCACGCGGCGGGGCGGATGCGCCGGGTACGGATCGCGGGTCTTGAGCCGGGGACGCCGCTGGCGTTCGACGGGGAAGTGGCTGAGGCCCCGTCCTCCTTCGTCGTCGACAAGGCGGACGAGGCGCTCACGGTGTACCGGCCGCTGCCTCGGGTGCAGACGGCCCTGTAG
- a CDS encoding gas vesicle protein K, with the protein MELDADTVERDLAKLVLTVVELLRQLMERQALRRVDTGELTEEQEERIGMTLMLLEDRMDILRDKFGLEPEDLNIDLGPLGPLLPRN; encoded by the coding sequence ATCGAGCTGGACGCCGACACCGTCGAACGCGACCTGGCCAAGCTCGTCCTGACCGTCGTCGAGCTGCTCCGCCAGCTCATGGAGCGTCAGGCGCTGCGCCGGGTCGACACCGGCGAACTCACCGAGGAGCAGGAGGAGCGGATCGGCATGACGCTGATGCTGCTGGAGGACCGCATGGACATCCTGCGGGACAAGTTCGGCCTCGAACCCGAGGACCTGAACATCGACCTGGGGCCCCTCGGCCCTCTCCTCCCCCGGAACTGA
- a CDS encoding SigB/SigF/SigG family RNA polymerase sigma factor: MRTQTPRTPPHTQPRTPPRTQSRRHPHDDAPDTDAAFRRLAGLPEGRERDLIRQEIVNAWLPMADRLAGRFRNRGESIEDLRQVAALGLVKAVDRYDPDHGAVFESFAVPTINGEIKRHFRDHMWTLHVPRRVQDLRNRVRSAHQELAQTMVGRSPTVAEIAAQAGMTEAEAHSGLEALDSFTALSLDAELPGSEDGYSLVDAIGDVDPALDVIVDREAVKPGLRRLPEREKKILYMRFFRDMTQSSIAEDLGLSQMHVSRLITRCCTQLRAQALKEAA; the protein is encoded by the coding sequence ATGCGCACTCAGACTCCGCGCACCCCACCGCACACACAGCCGCGCACTCCACCGCGCACCCAGTCGCGCCGGCATCCGCACGACGACGCACCCGACACCGACGCGGCGTTCCGCCGCCTCGCCGGACTGCCGGAAGGCCGTGAGCGGGACCTGATCCGCCAGGAGATCGTCAACGCGTGGCTGCCGATGGCAGACCGGTTGGCGGGCCGGTTCCGCAACCGGGGCGAGTCGATCGAGGACCTGCGACAAGTGGCCGCCCTCGGGCTGGTCAAGGCCGTCGACCGGTACGACCCGGACCACGGCGCGGTGTTCGAGTCCTTCGCCGTTCCGACCATCAACGGCGAGATCAAGCGGCACTTCCGCGACCACATGTGGACCCTGCACGTGCCGCGTCGCGTCCAGGACCTGCGCAACCGGGTCCGCAGCGCACACCAGGAACTCGCCCAGACGATGGTGGGCCGCTCTCCGACGGTCGCCGAGATCGCCGCCCAGGCAGGGATGACCGAGGCCGAGGCGCACTCCGGTCTCGAAGCGCTCGACTCCTTCACCGCGCTGTCCCTGGACGCCGAACTCCCCGGCAGCGAGGACGGATACTCCCTGGTGGACGCCATCGGCGACGTCGACCCCGCACTCGACGTGATCGTCGACCGCGAGGCCGTCAAGCCCGGACTGCGGCGGCTTCCGGAGCGCGAGAAGAAGATCCTCTACATGCGCTTCTTCCGCGACATGACGCAGAGCAGCATCGCCGAGGACCTCGGCCTCTCCCAGATGCACGTGTCCCGGCTGATCACCCGGTGCTGCACCCAACTGCGGGCACAGGCGCTGAAGGAAGCCGCCTGA